Proteins encoded together in one Ogataea parapolymorpha DL-1 chromosome III, whole genome shotgun sequence window:
- a CDS encoding putative transmembrane protein involved in export of ammonia: MSDQLSNTETAVHNEKVQHIAYEPEYVVYPPRTGLLRASYYKKSSQWRPYPTSCAGGLAMVAITLFSLGLILCQAHSVTNPAILSGAFFFASGLVQIITGIWAIVDNNLFGSVLLLCYGAFFASFGAIITDVLGVQDYYSNTDDYNNALGIYLSAWTVFDFILFTSTFKSTIPLVALTFCKWFFMLLYTIATFGEHEGCKVASGVFSFLASVCAFYGVYDGLASAANSYAPIPETKWLRMPGSWNEPEAAQVPLV; this comes from the coding sequence ATGTCTGATCAACTATCCAACACCGAAACCGCAGTCCACAACGAGAAAGTCCAGCACATCGCTTACGAGCCAGAGTATGTGGTCTATCCACCAAGGACAGGTCTGCTGAGAGCCAGCTACTACAAGAAGTCCAGCCAATGGAGACCATATCCTACTTCTTGCGCTGGTGGCCTTGCTATGGTTGCCATCACACTGTTCTCTCTCGGTTTGATCCTGTGTCAAGCCCACTCTGTGACAAACCCAGCTATTCTGTCCGGagctttcttctttgcttcCGGATTAGTCCAGATAATCACTGGTATTTGGGCTATTGTCGATAACAATCTGTTTGGTTCCGTCTTACTTCTTTGCTACGGTGCATTCTTTGCTTCCTTTGGTGCAATTATCACCGACGTTTTGGGCGTCCAGGACTACTATTCAAACACGGACGACTATAACAACGCTTTGGGAATTTATCTGTCTGCATGGACAGTGTTTGACTTCATTTTGTTCACCTCGACCTTTAAGAGCACCATTCCATTGGTTGCTCTGACCTTCTGCAAGTGGTTCTTCATGTTGCTTTACACCATTGCAACGTTTGGAGAGCACGAGGGCTGCAAGGTGGCATCTGGTGtgttcagtttcttggcTTCTGTCTGTGCTTTCTATGGTGTCTATGATGGACTGGCCAGCGCTGCAAACTCTTACGCACCAATTCCAGAAACCAAATGGCTCAGAATGCCAGGATCCTGGAACGAGCCTGAAGCAGCTCAAGTTCCTCTTGTCTAA
- a CDS encoding NAD-dependent histone deacetylase SIR2, whose product MSLSASDSVNMPITPLQDADLPKRPRSPIIEIGGDSSDGNQKSKIPKLESSTPVDTSSESEVSSEDSDTFMVDELAFKEIAFEEADESEPPFDKMDYFDRDSLPLLTNIKITKNVCSYARSFLKLRGFVEFLEKTIPVDPSPQDILHVTGMLGYTPRYESRFYKNQDQTEEFMQKCILFMQKAMNRVLKIRTRLPSFHKIEHVKNALENAKNVLVLTGAGISTSLGIPDFRSSQGFYARMKHLGLDDPQDVFSLEVFKRSPEVFYSIAHMILPPEAAYTPLHGFIRLLQDKGKLLRNYTQNIDNLEANAGVLKEKIVQCHGSFATASCITCKYKVPGETLFGHLRRQEIAYCPFCENERKGLLAQLDKMEDEGIYSRKFEYVNSFGVMKPDITFFGEDLPEQFHTTIKSDIEKCDLLICIGTSLKVAPVSEIVNLVPNHVPQILINKDPIYHCEFDVDILGYCDHVITYLTGKELGWRINHKDFDKILNSGLELAVVDEAAGCYEVTDEETRKKLDAELAGHDEEDTQASEQQSSIGE is encoded by the coding sequence ATGTCGCTTTCGGCTTCTGACAGTGTGAATATGCCGATCACTCCGTTACAAGACGCAGACTTGCCCAAAAGACCACGCAGTCCTATTATCGAAATTGGTGGCGATAGCTCGGATGGTAACCAAAAATCGAAAATACCCAAATTGGAATCCAGCACTCCCGTTGATACGAGCTCCGAATCAGAGGTCTCATCAGAAGACTCTGATACGTTCATGGTGGACGAACTTGCATTTAAAGAAATTGCATTTGAAGAGGCCGACGAGTCGGAACCGCCTTTTGACAAAATGGATTACTTTGACCGGGACTCGCTTCCTCTCCTGACTAATATCAAGATCACCAAAAACGTTTGCTCGTACGCCAGAAGTTTCCTCAAGTTGCGCGGATTTGTtgaatttctggaaaaaactATACCCGTGGACCCTTCGCCTCAAGATATACTACATGTCACTGGTATGCTTGGCTATACGCCTAGATACGAGAGTCGCTTTTACAAAAATCAGGACCAAACAGAGGAGTTCATGCAAAAATGCATTCTTTTTATGCAGAAAGCCATGAATCGCGTGCTGAAGATCCGCACAAGACTTCCCAGCTTTCACAAGATTGAGCACGTCAAAAATGCGCTggaaaatgccaaaaacgtcctGGTGCTTACGGGTGCAGGAATATCCACCTCTTTGGGAATTCCCGATTTTAGATCGTCGCAGGGTTTCTATGCAAGAATGAAGCATCTTGGGCTCGACGACCCGCAGGACGTCTTCAGTCTGGAGGTGTTCAAAAGGTCTCCGGAGGTGTTTTACTCGATTGCACATATGATTCTGCCTCCAGAAGCTGCCTACACACCACTACATGGCTTTATTCGCCTGTTGCAGGACAAAGGGAAGTTGCTTCGAAATTACACACAAAACATCGATAATCTGGAAGCCAACGCAGGGGTGCTAAAAGAAAAGATTGTCCAGTGCCACGGCTCGTTTGCGACTGCAAGCTGCATTACATGCAAATACAAGGTGCCCGGAGAGACTCTTTTTGGACACCTCAGACGCCAGGAAATCGCTTACTGTCCCTTCTGTGAGAACGAAAGAAAAGGCCTGCTTGcccagctggacaagatgGAGGACGAGGGCATTTACTCGCGAAAATTCGAGTACGTAAATTCCTTCGGAGTGATGAAGCCTGATATTAcattttttggagaagactTGCCGGAGCAATTCCACACCACTATCAAGAGCGACATCGAGAAATGCGATTTACTGATCTGCATAGGGACATCGTTAAAAGTGGCTCCAGTCAGCGAAATTGTCAACCTTGTTCCTAATCACGTCCCGCAAATTCTGATTAACAAAGATCCCATCTACCACTGCGAATTCGACGTTGACATCCTGGGCTACTGCGACCACGTGATCACCTATCTCACGGGCAAGGAACTGGGATGGCGAATCAACCACAAGGACTTCGACAAGATCCTGAACTCTGGTCTGGAACTGGCggtggtggacgaggcaGCAGGCTGCTACGAGGTGACTGACGAGGAGACGCGCAAGAAGCTAGATGCTGAGCTGGCGGGGCATGACGAGGAGGATACACAAGCTAGCGAGCAACAAAGCTCTATCGGCGAATAG
- a CDS encoding DNA replication initiation factor yields the protein MILTPGEFSKAFEEIKTTSLTHSTCKLVIFVSCLNVDAICAAKILCVLLKRHLIVFQLIPVVGYNDLKTKYSKLDEGISNVLVVGCGAMVDLESFLEIDVSQHVEQIDASGVPITPESSTTEPQMKLTRRIYIFDGHRPWNLDNLFGSQMVACFDDGSSERELQSQKSAYEALVAMDDEEEDEVEEEPQFDDLASDSEDELGGRKRKSEDALPQRKRLLLENEKIIEDYYNQGTTISMSAAIQVYSLISTLGESNIDYLWLSIVGTSSLSSDFANTYESLVPLLKDEVNRLQQSDDRAENTESALDSARAKKADDTALRVDKDYSLFLLRHWNLYCSFFYSSYVNSKLQLYTTNGKRKLNTMFARMGISLAAANQNWHYLDINLKKKLHTVFRKNLGQFGLTDVIKDGFVRDFGFHGSLSAGDFVEAVTALLEYDGELVTQDTKTRPPTPEVEDNAKDIRTLIQRREAQFVSNFWRAYDALDDFELITRGLKIAKLQQQFIFDKGFEIFQKKMIKNLRIFRLVVLKDNFATNNTVSDHSLIPDFGNSDSIEIKTFSSNTKLFQNPLILTKLGNWILESCAELDKSVLPLVIASLDVDTGTYLVCGLPPKYPNMKGVEEAAERITVLNTFSLAFQEIAHSTGAKARIDSFESSMIEIRKDDLPMFLERLSLSGLV from the coding sequence ATGATATTGACTCCCGGAGAGTTTTCAAAAGCCTTTGAGGAGATCAAGACCACCTCTCTGACCCACTCTACTTGCAAACTAGTCATATTTGTTTCGTGTTTAAACGTGGATGCGATCTGTGCTGCCAAGATATTATGTGTTCTTCTCAAGCGGCATCTCATAGTGTTCCAGTTAATACCTGTTGTTGGATATAATGATCTGAAGACCAAATATtccaagctggacgagggCATTTCCAATGTGCTGGTGGTTGGCTGCGGCGCAATGGTCGATCTGGagagctttttggagaTTGATGTGTCGCAGCACGTCGAGCAGATCGATGCGTCCGGCGTTCCAATCACTCCAGAGTCATCTACCACAGAGCCCCAAATGAAGCTCACGCGACGCATATACATTTTCGACGGGCATCGGCCATGGAACCTCGATAACCTGTTTGGATCGCAAATGGTTGCTTGTTTCGACGACGGCTCTTCCGAAAGAGAGCTCCAGAGCCAAAAATCGGCATATGAAGCACTGGTAGCCATggacgatgaggaggaggatgaggTGGAAGAGGAGCCCCAATTTGACGATCTGGCCAGCGACTCTGAAGATGAGCTTGGCGGCCGCAAGCGTAAAAGCGAGGACGCCCTTCCCCAACGCAAACGTTTACTtctggagaacgagaaaatcatAGAAGATTATTATAATCAGGGTACCACCATTTCTATGTCTGCTGCAATACAGGTCTACTCACTGATTTCTACATTGGGAGAGTCCAATATCGACTATTTGTGGCTATCGATTGTGGGGACCAGCTCATTGAGCTCTGACTTTGCCAACACGTACGAGTCTTTGGTTCCGCTTCTCAAGGATGAGGTCAATAGATTGCAACAGAGCGACGATAGAGCAGAAAATACAGAGTCAGCACTAGACTCTGCCAGAGCGAAGAAAGCAGACGACACAGCGCTGCGGGTCGACAAAGACTACAGcttgtttcttcttcgacaTTGGAACCTCTACTGCTCGTTTTTCTATTCCAGCTACGTCAACTCAAAGCTTCAGCTGTACACAACTAATGGAAAGCGGAAATTAAACACCATGTTTGCGCGCATGGGTATCTCTCTTGCGGCTGCAAACCAGAACTGGCATTATCTAGACATCAACctcaagaaaaaactgCATACTGTCTTCCGCAAGAATTTGGGTCAGTTCGGACTGACAGATGTGATCAAAGACGGGTTTGTTCGCGACTTTGGATTCCACGGTTCTCTGTCTGCCGGCGATTTTGTGGAGGCTGTGACGGCGCTATTGGAGTACGACGGGGAGCTGGTGACCCAGGACACAAAGACACGGCCTCCGACGCCGGAAGTTGAAGATAATGCCAAGGATATTCGAACACTGATCCAGAGAAGGGAGGCACAATTTGTCTCTaatttttggagagcaTACGACGCGCTAGACGATTTCGAGCTGATCACCAGGGGGCTCAAGATCGCGAAACTTCAGCAACAGTTTATTTTCGACAAGGGGTTCGAGATattccagaagaaaatgatCAAGAATCTGCGCATCTTCAGGCTTGTTGTGCTGAAGGATAATTTTGCAACCAACAACACGGTGTCAGACCATTCTCTGATCCCGGACTTTGGCAACTCCGACTCCATCGAAATTAAGACGTTCAGCAGCAATACCAAGCTCTTTCAGAACCCTCTCATCCTCACAAAACTTGGCAACTGGATTCTGGAGTCCTGtgcagagctggacaagaGTGTCTTGCCGCTGGTGATCGCCTCTCTTGACGTGGACACAGGCACGTATCTCGTCTGTGGACTTCCTCCCAAATACCCAAACATGAAGGGTGTCGAAGAAGCTGCCGAAAGAATCACGGTGCTCAACACGTTCTCGCTCGCGTTCCAAGAAATAGCTCACAGCACGGGGGCCAAGGCAAGAATAGACAGCTTCGAAAGCTCCATGATTGAAATCCGAAAAGACGACCTGCCTATGTTCCTGGAACGTCTCAGTTTGAGCGGGTTGGTCTAA
- a CDS encoding aspartyl-tRNA synthetase, with protein MNLKVWPISAHFVRSLHNLAPFAEIAGKFNFDKPTHTIREINKDHNRVGQSTVILNGWIDRPPKKLSSKLVFACLRDTKSDYAQLICKDQETAEKLASRKPEDVVSVVGTVQPKKSKDGQPETWELVLKDLKVLNSADIQTVQLNSLKHTTGQFPQEFRYLQLRQPYYQRSLRKRAQIAAVARRVLDANEFVEIETPLLFKSTPEGADEFLVPTRKQGQFYALPQSPQQYKQLLMASGFDRYYQLAKCFRDEDLRADRQPEFTQIDLEMSFAKKEDVMHTVETVIKAIFKETRQADLFTPSEDMSSLVLSGEKPFKRLSYREAMHYYGIDKPDLRSNLRFKLLNEFYDSQGSVQGVVLPGAANLDGIDQLISSHEYSNRRPYIAKIKSMNDLTTWHSASPFVFKGNINELNESLGLQVGDVVALGDLVYPDKERHRHVYENPTPLGKFRQLAIQHFPDLWRYDTGQSTNDTFAACWVTNFPLFSPTEDPLSKGKEYPVYLKDTYEATHHPFTMFDLTQGVTPSLDNVLDVEGEHYDLVINGVEVGGGSQRIHDAQVQRYVLKEILKVHNAEELFGHLLKALDSGCPPHAGFAVGFDRLCSMIVGSSNIRDVVAFPKTQAGTDPVVGSPSRVAQDTLDNYHIQCKDV; from the coding sequence ATGAATCTTAAAGTATGGCCGATTTCGGCGCATTTCGTTCGATCGCTACACAACTTGGCCCCATTCGCTGAAATTGCGGGCAAGTTCAACTTTGACAAGCCGACTCATACGATTCGTgagatcaacaaggatCACAATAGGGTGGGACAAAGTACCGTTATTTTGAACGGCTGGATCGATCGTCCTCCCAAAAAGCTGTCTTCCAAGCTTGTTTTCGCGTGTCTCAGAGACACAAAATCAGATTATGCCCAACTCATTTGCAAGGACCAGGAAACAGCTGAGAAGCTTGCTTCCAGGAAGCCCGAGGATGTGGTGAGCGTGGTAGGCACTGTGCAGCCAAAGAAAAGCAAAGATGGGCAGCCGGAGACGTGGGAGCTGGTATTAAAGGATCTGAAGGTTTTGAACTCTGCGGACATCCAAACTGTGCAGCTAAACTCTCTGAAACATACAACCGGCCAATTTCCACAGGAGTTCAGATATCTCCAACTTAGACAACCGTACTATCAAAGGTCGCTACGGAAAAGGGCACAGATTGCTGCAGTTGCACGTCGCGTGCTGGACGCTAACGAATTTGTGGAAATCGAGACACCACTCCTGTTTAAATCAACGCCTGAAGGTGCCGACGAGTTTCTTGTGCCGACCAGGAAACAAGGCCAATTTTACGCTCTTCCTCAATCACCACAACAGTATAAACAACTGTTGATGGCCAGCGGCTTCGATCGGTATTACCAACTGGCCAAGTGCTTCCGCGACGAAGATCTTCGTGCAGACAGACAGCCAGAGTTCACTCAGATCGATCTGGAGATGTCGTTTGCAAAGAAGGAAGATGTCATGCACACAGTGGAGACCGTTATCAAGGCTATATTCAAGGAGACTCGCCAGGCTGACCTGTTCACTCCAAGCGAGGACATGTCTAGCCTGGTTTtatctggagaaaagcCATTTAAAAGACTTTCCTATAGAGAGGCGATGCATTATTACGGAATTGACAAACCGGACCTCCGTTCCAACTTGAGGTTCAAACTTCTGAACGAGTTTTACGATAGCCAAGGATCTGTCCAAGGAGTTGTTCTTCCTGGAGCTGCGAACCTTGACGGAATCGACCAGCTGATTAGTTCACACGAGTACTCGAACCGAAGGCCGTATAttgccaaaatcaaatccatGAACGATCTCACTACATGGCATTCGGCATCTCCATTCGTATTCAAGGGAAACATAAACGAATTGAATGAAAGTCTAGGTCTTCAAGTTGGAGATGTCGTGGCTTTGGGTGACTTGGTTTACCCCGACAAAGAGAGACACAGACATGTTTATGAAAACCCAACGCCTTTAGGAAAGTTTAGACAGCTGGCCATACAGCATTTCCCTGACCTTTGGAGATACGATACTGGACAATCGACGAATGACACCTTCGCTGCATGCTGGGTGACCAACTTCCCGCTTTTCTCGCCGACGGAAGACCCTTTGTCCAAGGGAAAAGAATATCCCGTTTATCTAAAAGACACATACGAGGCGACTCACCATCCTTTTACAATGTTTGACCTGACACAAGGAGTTACACCTTCTCTGGAcaacgttctggacgtcGAGGGAGAACATTATGACTTGGTGATCAACGGAGTCGAAGTTGGCGGAGGATCGCAAAGAATCCATGATGCCCAGGTTCAAAGATACGTTCTCAAGGAAATTTTGAAGGTCCACAATGCCGAGGAGTTGTTTGGTCACCTATTAAAAGCTCTAGACAGTGGTTGTCCACCGCATGCTGGATTTGCTGTGGGATTTGACCGACTCTGTTCAATGATCGTTGGGTCCAGTAACATCAGAGACGTTGTGGCGTTCCCGAAGACGCAGGCGGGAACGGACCCTGTGGTCGGCTCCCCAAGTAGAGTGGCCCAGGATACGCTGGATAACTACCATATCCAGTGCAAGGATGTGTAG
- a CDS encoding Component of NuA4, which is an essential histone H4/H2A acetyltransferase complex: protein MAPPSSAGARFRQRKISVKQTLQVWKQRDIPDLELAEQQRDLQQIETGVEKGEEEEHHLQKVINASAAKIQGRKVEQVYIPTPDASKVWADADKYYKDEFVPPASYIKFSATVEDVSGCPYCMDEEDEKFLEKMNSTLDNKCTEDEFEMIAHRFESVVNEKQPFLSMDPQQILSFKEIVEVAVVPDKSDPADVARTLENQLNIHPFKTLLDAKPTSGKQPRPLKVLFDMFGRKIYEHWKARRIARNGKPVFPTLKFEDPSHKDDNDPYVCFRRREFRQARKTRRTDTQGAERLAVFYKDLKHARNILFMVAEREVRRLEQLKTDKEIFNLRCETKKVKRELGIKGEEEDLITHKKKRPPFPDPEFFRAQQMSEKERLLAKERRKQQLEKEKLVASQRQKYQKGGAYSQTQPGQGANPVAVQPYVKLPSSRIPDLDLTTVNAVLQDKLEGIKKAVSDKLVKRRAQDEGWVNFTDDPYNPFFQIASNEDEALKERSHLPYSSIASSMYEIESSREADFSSILNSHKHYTDDEIVKINAADGEVVKNDRNNLPEFYDLTGQDRDYEDTGFYNPNNANQHKLSVSEVLYKLRKRVGRYGRMWIDRKRVKDDSSFEEYLNASDDEIELESDNGDEESKDEPVTPPENGELASRKRHINVYDSQSDAKRRLKSRFMFDSDLPPYNPLDPSKLNQIGSQTQAIRFGCMLLTKAYDSIHHIRQKQIEAHQQRLLQQQQRMLQQKQKQLANGSAEANGANGSTKSASPAPGSTGEMKKLKS from the coding sequence ATGGCACCCCCATCATCAGCTGGTGCTCGCTTCCGCCAGCGCAAGATCTCGGTGAAGCAGACGCTCCAAGTGTGGAAGCAGCGCGATATAccagatcttgagcttgctgagcagcagcgagatCTACAACAGATCGAAACCGGTGtggaaaaaggagaagaagaagaacatcACCTGCAGAAAGTTATTAATGCATCTGCAGCTAAAATACAAGGTCGAAAGGTCGAACAGGTTTATATTCCAACACCAGACGCTTCGAAAGTTTGGGCAGACGCAGATAAGTATTACAAGGATGAGTTTGTCCCACCTGCTTCATACATCAAGTTCTCAGCTACCGTCGAGGATGTATCCGGATGTCCCTACTGTATggatgaggaagacgagaaGTTTCTTGAAAAGATGAACAGTACGCTAGACAACAAATGCACCGAagacgagtttgagatgATTGCACACAGATTCGAGTCGGTGGTGAACGAGAAACAGCCATTTTTGTCGATGGATCCGCAGCAAATTTTGAGTTTCAAGGAAATAGTGGAGGTTGCCGTGGTGCCAGACAAATCTGATCCCGCAGATGTAGCACGGACATTGGAAAACCAGCTTAATATACATCCGTTCAAAACGCTGCTCGACGCCAAGCCAACGAGCGGAAAGCAACCTCGTCCTTTGAAGGTGCTTTTCGATATGTTTGGTCGCAAGATCTATGAGCACTGGAAAGCTCGTCGCATAGCCAGAAACGGTAAGCCAGTATTCCCTACGCTCAAATTTGAAGATCCATCGCATAAGGACGACAATGACCCATATGTTTGTTTCAGACGCCGTGAATTCAGACAAGCGAGAAAGACCAGAAGAACCGATACACAAGGTGCAGAGCGCCTTGCAGTGTTTTACAAAGACCTGAAGCATGCTCGCAATATCTTATTTATGGTTGCTGAACGGGAGGTTCGGcgacttgagcagcttAAGACCGACAAGGAGATTTTCAATCTGAGATGCGAAACAAAGAAAGTGAAGAGAGAGCTAGGAATCAAgggagaagaagaggatTTGATCACACATAAGAAAAAAAGGCCGCCATTTCCGGATCCGGAATTCTTCAGAGCGCAGCAGATGTCGGAGAAGGAACGATTGTTGGCCAAGGAGCGCCGCAAACAACAActggaaaaggagaagTTAGTCGCCTCTCAAAGACAAAAGTATCAGAAGGGAGGCGCTTATTCTCAGACACAGCCAGGGCAGGGTGCGAACCCAGTTGCTGTCCAGCCATACGTCAAGCTCCCGTCTTCTCGGATCCCAGATTTGGACTTAACAACAGTCAATgctgttttgcaagacAAGCTGGAGGGAATCAAGAAGGCTGTCAGCGACAAATTGGTGAAACGGCGCGCGCAGGATGAAGGATGGGTCAACTTCACGGATGATCCTTACAATccgtttttccagatcgCAAGCAATGAAGACGAAGCTTTAAAAGAAAGATCACACCTTCCTTATTCGTCTATCGCGTCATCGATGTATGAGATCGAAAGCTCAAGAGAGGCCGACTTCTCCTCAATTCTCAACAGCCACAAGCATTATACGGACGACGAAATAGTGAAGATAAATGCCGCTGATGGagaggtggtgaagaatGATAGAAACAATTTGCCAGAATTCTATGATCTCACTGGACAGGACCGCGATTACGAGGATACCGGATTTTACAATCCAAATAACGCCAATCAGCACAAACTTTCTGTGTCTGAAGTTCTTTATAAACTCAGAAAACGTGTTGGTCGTTACGGAAGAATGTGGATAGATCGCAAGCGTGTCAAAGATGATTCTAGTTTCGAAGAATATTTGAATGCGTCCGATGATGAAATAGAATTGGAATCAGATAACGGCGACGAAGAATCGAAGGACGAGCCAGTCACACCGCCAGAGAATGGTGAGTTGGCATCCCGCAAAAGACATATAAATGTCTATGACTCTCAGAGCGATGCGAAGAGGAGACTTAAGTCCCGCTTCATGTTTGACTCTGATTTGCCGCCTTATAATCCTTTGGATCCATCAAAGCTTAACCAAATCGGCAGTCAGACTCAAGCCATTCGTTTTGGTTGTATGCTGTTGACAAAGGCATACGACAGCATCCACCACATCAGACAGAAGCAGATTGAAGCCCATCAGCAACgtcttcttcagcaacaacagcgGATgctgcagcagaagcaAAAACAGCTGGCGAACGGATCGGCTGAGGCCAATGGGGCTAACGGATCGACTAAGTCAGCTTCGCCAGCACCAGGAAGTACTGGCGAAATGAAGAAACTTAAAAGTTGA
- a CDS encoding Elongation factor 1-gamma 1, which yields MSLGTLYAGEATRVLAAKGVVKALDLDVKFGEKTDEAFQKNFPLGKVPAFIGPKGYKLNEAIAVLYYLVSLKDENHPLLGKTFQDRAQVLKWISFASSEFMVEATTAFKPFVGKAPYNKKAVDEALDKMEKCVSALEARLEHYTYLVGERLTIADVFVASMFYRPFTVLYGDEWRSKHPYLTRWWKTIAATDFLNWFFKDVKLIEKPLEAPKPAKKEKAPKAEKAPKAEAAPKAAAEKPAEEPAQEKKPKHPLGALGEPTIPLDEWKRKYSNEDTRAVALPYFWNEFFNPDEWSLWKVAYKYNDELTLTFMSNNLIGGFFNRLSASTKYMFGSAVVYGENNNNGIIGAFLVRGQDAVPAFEVAPDWESYEITKLDPSKQEDREFVDNMWAWDKPVNGQEIVDGKVFK from the exons ATGTCGTTGGGTACTTTATATGCTGGTGAGGCCACCAGAGTTTTAGCCGCCAAGGGTGTCGTCAAGGCTTTGGACTTAGACGTCAAGTTTGGTGAGAAGACTGATGAGGCTTTCCAAAAGAACTTCCCATTGGGTAAAGTTCCAGCCTTCATTGGTCCAAAGGGCtacaagctgaacgaggccATCGCTGTCCTCTACTACT TGGTGTCTTTGAAAGATGAAAATCACCCATTGCTCGGAAAGACCTTCCAAGACCGTGCTCAAGTCTTGAAGTGGATCTCCTTCGCTTCCTCCGAATTCATGGTTGAGGCTACGACTGCCTTCAAACCATTTGTTGGCAAGGCTCCATACAACAAGAAGGCTGTCGATGAAGCCCTCGACAAGATGGAGAAGTGTGTGTCTGCTCTGGAGGCCAGATTGGAGCACTACACTTACCTGGTCGGCGAGAGACTGACCATCGCTGATGTGTTTGTTGCTTCTATGTTCTACAGACCATTCACCGTTCTGTACGGTGACGAGTGGAGATCCAAACACCCATACTTGACCAGATGGTGGAAGACGATTGCTGCCACTGACTTCTTGAACTGGTTCTTCAAGGACgtcaagctgatcgagaaACCTTTGGAGGCTCCAAAGCCAgccaagaaggaaaaggcTCCAAAGGCTGAGAAGGCTCCAAAGGCCGAGGCCGCTCCAAAGGCTGCTGCCGAAAAGCCTGCCGAGGAGCCAGCTcaagagaagaagccaaagcACCCATTGGGGGCTCTTGGCGAGCCAACCATCCCACTTGACGAGTGGAAGAGAAAGTACTCTAACGAGGACACCAGAGCCGTTGCTCTGCCATACTTCTGGAACGAATTCTTCAACCCAGACGAATGGTCTCTGTGGAAGGTCGCTTACAAGtacaacgacgagcttACCCTGACCTTCATGTCCAACAACCTGATTGGAGGATTCTTCAACAGATTGTCTGCTTCCACCAAGTACATGTTCGGTTCTGCCGTCGTTTACGGagaaaacaacaacaacggTATCATCGGTGCTTTCCTTGTCAGAGGACAGGACGCTGTTCCGGCTTTCGAGGTTGCTCCAGACTGGGAATCTTATGAGATCACCAAGCTGGACCCATCCAAGCAAGAAGACAGAGAATTTGTCGACAACATGTGGGCTTGGGACAAGCCTGTCAACGGCCAAGAGATCGTTGATGGTAAGGTGTTCAAATAA